The Theileria equi strain WA chromosome 2 map unlocalized gcontig_1105316255037, whole genome shotgun sequence genomic sequence ATTTTTGATAGAAGTCTCAACACAGATCCCCTAACAAACTCATTTGGTGAGCACAGATCATTCCTTAATGCATTGCTGCAAAATTAATGAGTGCGTATATAGCAAACCTACCATACGAGTATAAGTTCGTCTCTAACAGTGCCATCTGGTTTACACATGTCAAAGATTTGAAAGAATAAATGGACTAATTTTTTCAGACGGTGATGGTTAGATGGAACAGCAAAGCGTATGATTGACATCAATAGAGACGATACATCCTCGCCGCGCAGAAGCACTAAAACGTCATAGATGCtaattaaaaatatacttACGAAGTATAATTTGTTCCAAAGCTGCAACCTTTTTAGAATTACTATTATCTTCTAATTTCTTTTTAATCGATGCTAATGTGTTGTCCATAGGAATATCTATGTCGATATATATCGAACATAGATGTTCAGAGTCTGAACACTGTGCTGATGCAACCATTTTAGTATAAATAGTTCTTGGTGATCTTTCACACCCATAAACGGCCACACCCTCCGATGTGGACAACCCACACAAGCTAAGCAACACATGTCTATCCGGTGAGTGTTATTGCGCCTTTGAAACGCGTTATAACAGTATAAATGTATAGCTTTGTGTTGTAGCTCGAGTGTTTGGTGGATACAATGAAAAATACCTTACTTTGCGGATTATTGGTATTTGGTGTTTTAAAGTGCCTCGTGTTGGTTTCTAAAACCATACCGAGCCATATAATACAAGAGTCATCTTGTATATTTGTACTGGATTTATCCAGATATGTACCGTGTATTCTAGAGCTAGCAATACTTGTTTCAACATCGCTATCATCGTATCAACTCGCTTCAGCAATCAAGGAATTAGGCGGTTTATCATCAACTTTAGACATTTTTCTAGAATCTAAGCTTCAtagtgatgaaaaggttcACGACTCCATCGTCAACATACTCATATCGCTGTCAACCCTTATCTCATGGATATTCATCAAGGCATACTTGTACAAACAAAATAAATATCACGATGGCGTCCTAAAGCAtcaggaagagaatgatcCCAAGTTGCTGAAGGAAAAATGCCTTAAAATATAGtaatttattttaaatggAAATGTCAATATATGTTACAGGTTTAAGCTAATTGCTACGCGGATTCCACATCTTTGCCTTTTGGATTGTTATGCTCCATAAGTCTTTGACGATACAATTGTATGAGGTATTCTTCGTGATTTTtagaatctgaaaatatataaaaatgCACCGTTAGCGTACCATCCACTGGAGTTTCCACTGCGCCCGATCTGAGTATTTCAGCCTCGAGTTCTTGCATTTCTGTCAAAATCctcttctcttcttttatAAGCCATAGAGGTTTGATGTAGTAGACTTCACACCCTCTAGAACGCAGCTTCTCGAGTTCATGTACCTTTGCTATGTCAGGCCGAGCCTAAATTTTCGTTATAATTTGACACAATAAACGAACTGTTCGCGGCAATACCTCAAACTTGTAAGGTTTGAGGTGTGCTCTTAGATTTACTCTATCGTAATAAATGATTGAAATAGTTCCACCGACACGCTTGATGGCATTTATGGACGATTGATCACAACTTGCCACTTGTATATCAATTTtatatggaaaaggataatCGTTCTAAACAATGAATGTGTGGAGTTAGTTATGTACTTACGACATTAAACAAGTGTACTCCGTTCTTCACtcttacacatttggaATCATGAAGATGTCTCTGGGTAATCGTAAATCGAGTATCTAATCTACCCTTTTCAATGAAATAGCGCAGCTTTGCCAAGTTTAATGTGTCATACTTCTTTTCTTGTCTGTAATATTCTCGTAAATAATTGTGCAGATGCCAAACCTTGATAGCCAAGCTTCTGGCCATTTAGGTAATCGCCTATATAGCGGAGTTTGTCCACCTTCAGAAGTTCTGCTCCTGGGTTTATTCCCACGATTCTTCTGATGTTTATGTCGAGTTCCTTTGGCAGAACTCTTCTTTCCCCTTCCACGTTTTTTGTGTCTCAATAAGCCCTAAAGTTGTAAATATATTACGGGAGCGATATATACATACAAGAATACGCAAGTTTCTTGGTTCTATAGGGAACAAGGGTCTTTTGCTTAACGCAAATCTTCTGTTAAAGGGATGCGGTGTAAACCTTGACCCGGGTTGCGATGGTTTGCACATTTCATTGTAATGAATTCCGCGTAAAGTACCATTAGATTCAATTTTAATGTCTTTTCTTATAGTATCACCGTTCACATTATCTTTTGTTGAAAAATTGCGCACTGCGGCTCCGATAAGTGCTATTTTCCCTGATTGCGTGGCTACTTCTCTACCCATATCATTCAAATGATGGCTAACCATGAATAAACATCGGTAAGAAGATGCAGATACAGGATTTGCTGTACGAAGCCTGCATATCGCTGTTTCAAAAGCCCTCATGAACATTTTGTGGAAAAGTGTAATTTATAATTATTATTACATTAGAAAATTATTTATGTGTGTATTCATGGCTATAACCGCTAGCGGTACCATGTGATCCTCTTATGATTTTGGATTCCTTATCAAAATTATACAAGGGGTCTAAGCCGGAAAACGTGCGGTCTTTATTGTGAGGCAAATTATCATAAAAGTTTTTAGCATACAGAGATAATTCTGTGCCACCGCATATTTTTTTGATCTCAGACTTTTCTTTGTCGTTGTCACTTTCACCGCTATCTGGAATGATCGCGTGTGCGTATATGAACTTCAGTAGGATATTAAAATCGAATACATAATCAACCGACCAATCGATGACACCCAATGCTACTAGTAGTTCAAACGGTAATACCAAATGCTTAGAAAGTATTGCTGGTAATGTTAGCGCAGTGTGTGAACATGATAGTAGGCAATAGATATCTATTGCGGGGAAATTCGTAAGTTTTGCCTCTGTAAGATGGTTGATAGAGAACACGTAACATTTCTTGtttgattttttcaaaaGATTGTGCATTTCGGAGCGTAATCTGTTTATTCCACTTAGACACTTTGTCAAAGTTATGATTCCTATTTTAGACGCACCTTTTACCTTTTCTATGTTTTTATATCTGTTTATCCTCAATTTATCTCCATATCCATCTAAATTCAAAACATCTCCGCTGTCTACTAATAACTCGTAGTATTGACATCCACTAGTTTCCAGGGCTATAGTATCCCGAAGGCCATCACATCCGCCAGAAATATTTAGAAATAGTATCAGGATATCATTAGTGTTTGTTTCAAGTTCATATTCTCCTAATATAGTCGCGCATGAACTATCATCTATGATGTATTTGTATACTGGACGACCAGCCAGTTGCTTCCGGGAACCAATTGCATCATGTCTTGCGTTATCATCAAAACATTGAGCAACATATATATGCGTTGCCAATTTTAGCAGAGTTTTGCATATTTCAGGAAGCCGGTGATGTAATGCTGCATTGTATACAAGTAAAAGTTTAGTATAATCCAAATCTTTCAAAAGTGTTTCAACCTATCAATAATAAGTTTAAGCAAGAGGATGTAACAAACCTTGTTGGAGAGAAAATCCGAGTCGAATTCGACTATATTATATACATAAGATATAGGCACAGTAACTTCTATGCTACTTTGGCAAAATTCCCCAAGATATATTATATAATCTGTATATAGAGTCACAGGTGTATGAAAAATCTAAAAGTTCGTGAAAAAGCAAACCTGCGTTACAACGCCTAGATGCGATAATATCCGTGCAGCAACTCCCTATAAGAACATCACCTATCAcataaaagtttgtatttgGAGTCGTTGAAAATTTTTCCTGTAAATATGTACAAACGTCTGCGGATTCCTTAACATCTGAGGATTGAATGGCTACATTTACGTATTTATTCGCTCTTATCTTCTCAATTACAGGATCTAAATTGTAATTCAACATAATCTCGTGGTATTACCTTGAGATTCTCAATGTGCTAATCCAATTAAAGTGACGATCCTGATACAAGGAAATAGGGAGAGAAATAGTTAACAAGTTTCACACATTAAACTTTCCTTCCTAGATGTAATATAGATATGATATTTTCAGTATTAATCTGCTTTTGTTGTACTTTTGGACAGGGAATAGATAGAGGCACTGATTCGGACTGTATACAGGACTTTACGTTTGTAAAATGTCTACTATTCATACTAATACTATAGGTTTAAATGCCCTGAAGGTTAATTTTTGAAGCTACTTGTTATGTATCTCACATATAGGATGGAATCTCTCGTTAGATGATAATGATGTGTGTATTGCTCCTATTTCCTATCGTGGACCATGCTCTTCCAAGATAATTGCTACAAATAATACCAAGGATAAACAGACGTTGCAATCTATCTGTAACTTAAAATGGTATTTACCACTCCAAGTATTTTATGATTGGCCttatttgaaaatatacaaGGTGTATATAAACTTTCATGTAGGCCATCTCAAGAGGTTTGCGAGAGAAATCTTGACGTATGTCCAAAGTTCTGGTATTCTAGTGAAAAGTATTGCCTTCCAACACCTTCTTACAATGGTATTCTTCTCAAACATAATTCTCTTTACTTAGGTCCATGTCACAAACCCATTAACATTAACGATATCGAATCATCTGAaaagactctatggagTAATAGGTGTAATATAATATGGCCATGCAAGGTTTGTTGAGATTATAAGATATCATGTGTTAACAGAACAGTTGCAATAAGAACTACAAGAGCAAATGCCCAAAGGTATGTCCTGAGCATAATCATATTCTTTTAACAGGACTGGAACCCTCTAAGTTAATCACCTTATCGTTTATAATCCATGGATATTTACAGACGATGGAAATTGTAAAGCACCTTCAAGCTATACTGGACCCTGTTCTACAATCGCAAACCTTTCATATTTCAACAAAAAGATGAAGGTAACCCAAACCACCTACTTTATTTCTGCTACAGGAAGACTTTGAAATCGTATGTAATGCACCATTCCCATGTACATGAATTGAAACGTAAAAATTGCAATAGTTTATCGCGCTGGCAGTAGCACCAGATTATAGTATCAGTATATATATTAGAAAACTGTACCAACCGGCATGTTAATCATCTCTATAATACTTTTTTGCGTGTGCTGCATATGTCTCTGGTGCAACTGCTTCAATAACAATAGGCATAAAACCATGGAGAGTGCCACACATTTCAGAGCACTGACCGTAGAAAACTCCTTCCCTCATTATGAAAGTAGTTACACGATGCAACCTTCCAGGGACAGCATCCGCTTTAATTCCAAGACTTGGAATAGCCCATGAATGAATCACATCAGTTGCAGTAATGAGGAAACGTATATGTGTCCTCGTGGGTAAAGTTAATCTCTTGTCAACCTCCAACTGACGTAACATTCCAGGTTGGAGGTCATCATCAGTGACCATATTCGATTGAAACGCATAATACTTTGGTATAAGATCTGGATTGTCCAGATACTTCTGAGGTATGGGATATCTCTCTTCAGACTTTGTTACGGCTTCATTATGTGCGATTTTGTTATTAAACCAACCAAAAAGGTTGAACCTCTGGAAAATGCCCTGCATTTCAATCAATATATTAACATTTTATACAATAAATCCAATGACCAGAGTGTACGGCAAGTCCGCACAAGCACAATATGGAAAAATTGTTAAAACAAGATATTAAAGTAATAAATTAGTTAGGATATAAATTATGGGTTGAATCTGGGAACCCTGGAGCTGGTTTTAGAACCATTGTTGGGTGTATAGGTAGTGTCGAATACTTCCCTGGCTGTGCCAGTAGATAAATCGATCGATCTTATTGTTTCTAATCTCTTCTTGATGCTCTCATCTGTCAACTTCGCTTCGTCAACCGTCGATAtattatcttcattctcaaaCCACTAATCGatatttatacatttatacaaacGTACCTTTTTATCATGTTCCACAATTGAACCCAAGTTCTCCACAAGGTTTCCAGTTTCGTCAATAAGTCCAACCTTTTTGGCGTACTACAACGTCGTTTACAAACGTAACGTAGAACAAACCGTGTAATATTTCCTAAAATCTCGTCTGCTGTTCTTCATAAGTGAATATACATGCGATATTTTGTCGTTTCCAACTGGTTTCGCTGGACGTAATTCGTTTGGTCTGAAATTTTGTATGGATTCGAAGGAGAGCTACCTGTCCACAAGCTCTAGATATGCCATTGGAGCACTGTCTCTGAATCGTAGTCTCCATTGATTAACCACTCttgtgaagaagaatcGTCTATCTTTGTACAACGGCACGTATTTCTCATATAATAGACTCCTGCTCTCCGGTGTGCGCAGTACACTCTCCACAATTAAGTCTGACTCTCGGCAATCTGTAGGTATTATAATATGCGTCTGCAGAATTACCTCGTTTTGCATGGAAAATGATCTCTTCAGCGTATTGCTGTAGCTCCTTGGCTCTAGGAAGAGTGAGTTCTATTCTACCTTCTCTCAGCAATCTATCTATCTGATTCCTGAAAATACCTTTTAACTTGTCAAATATCGTAAGGTTAACCTTATTAAATCGTATGTTTTTGGTGGCTGGCCCCTGAACTTTCTAAATATACGAGTACGCGCTCCTAGCGTaacaaatttaaatgtagatgTAAATCCCATcttgaatgaatggtattAATATTACAATGACTATAGTACAGTGTTACATTTTGGAAATTCTCCAAGTGTCTATACAGGGAAGTGTTCCTGCTGTGGTGAGCAGCGTCGTGCTCAATATATCACTTATATTGTTCTGTATAACCACTAAATAAGGTATCTCATACGGTTAATCTTGTTTATGATCTGCCGTACTTTGAGACTACTAGGAGTCATTACCTCTCTCAAATTTATGATGGATGTGCAAATATTCCAGaataaatataaataatTATGGGTGGAGGCAAAAGCCAAAAGGGAGGTAAGCATGGAAGTATCGGAAGAACGCTAGCTCATGATATTCTACTGAGACAGTTCCAGCAAAATGAAGAGCTACGCAAAAACATTCTCAAAAAGAAGGAACATTCGGTATACGAGCGAAGTAATCTAGATGAATTCACGCTAGCTGCCTCCCAAGGCTTAGAATCTTATATATCGCAACATGGGAATACAAGAGAGGTGTTGTCTTCCGATTTGAATACTCAACTCTCTGATATGATCAACTTTCCACATTTGTATGACTGTTCCTTATTCCCTACGATTCCTATTCCAAGAAGGTGCTTCTTTTTCTCTGAAGAgcaaaaaattttaatatcTAAGTTATCCAAACAAAGACATAGAGAAGAAATTAATTCCAGAAAAAAGGCGTACAGACGCAAGAATAAGAAACTTGTAGACATGTATATGCATGGAGATCGCCCAAAACCAATGCATGGTATATACTCTGATAAAAACACAAATGTCATCCTGCCTAATGGTCACAATTCTGGATCAAATGTGAAAAGTAAAGCCTCAAAGGATTCAGAATCATTCTATGACAGCGAATATTCCCTAGATGATGAcgaagaagaagaagaagaacaaGTACTAGATGAGGAcgaagatgaaaagagtGAAGAGGATTACGAAGATGTTGAGGAAAcagaagaagaggaagatgacgATGAAGAAGGTGTGGATAGTCTTGGTGACAGTAAATCACATAAAGATGTTTATGTAAAACAATAccaaaaatatctaaaagaagaatctgaaaatatGGATTTACATAAAATAGATGTAGAGGAACTGGAAAAATTGGAAACCCGAAATTTTTATACCTGGCGCAAACTTCTATTGGATATTGAGCAAAAGGAAAAATGTGTCATAACACCGTATGAAAAAAATATAGAATTTTGGCGTCAATTATGGAGAGTTATAGAGAGGAGTCATCTAATATTTGTCATTATAGAATCACGCGATCCTCTATTCTTCAGAGTTCCTGACCTTGAAAATTATGTAAAAGAGGTTGATCCACGAAAGAAAGTTCTCCTTATTCTCAATAAAGCTGATTTTCTCTCACCTGAAATCAGAAGGGAATGGGCGGATTATTTTAGGAAAGCTGATATCGATTTTGtcttcttttcttctaTACTAGATGCTGAAATGAGCAATGAGAGCACTTCAAACGGCTCTTTAGATAAGGAAAATGTGGATGTTGACAAGGTTTTAACCGCGAGTAAACCCGAAGAAGACCTTGATATTCAAATTTATACTGTTGATATGTTGCTTAATAGAGTATTAGAATACAAGAAAATTCAAACTAAGGACTACCCAGAACTagataatgatgaaattCCAATTTATACAGTCGGATGTGTTGGATTTCCAAATGTTGGGAAAAGTTCACTGATAAATTGTCTGATGAACGctacaaaaacaaatgtgAGTAGCCAGCCCGGAAAAACAAAACACATGCAAACCTTAATATTAAGACACTTGAACATTACGTTATGTGATTGCCCTGGCCTCATATTTCCCACAATGGTTTCtacaaaatatcatttattAATAAACAACATAGCTTCAACTTCCCATTTTAGAGGAAACATGACATTAGCGGTACAGTTGGTTTGTAATCGAATTCCCGACCAGCTATGCAAAAGATATGATGTACCATTAGCTGATTGTATAATAGAGGCTAACGATCGCAAGATATTATTTAGCTACAAATTCCTCGAATATTTGTGTAAAAATAGAAATTTTATATCCGGCGGAAAAGGTGGCCAACTGGACTATGGTCGCGCCGCCAAATTAGTTCTTAACGATTACACATCTGGAAATCTTTTATTTTGTTCTCTACCACCTGGTTCAGAAAACTCAGCAGGAGATTCAATCATACAATCAATGGAAAACTTATCAATTGGAAACATGAACTCGGATAACAGATTAGAGATTTATCAAACAACTACACATGGTCTGTCAAGTGAAGTTAGGGTTAACATTGATACAAAAACTGTTAAAGATATCAGGGATGATGAAAGTAAGATGCAGCAATGGCTTATAGAATTTAATAAAGAGGTATGTTGGCTATCTGTTATATCATTTACTACAGGACCAGAAGATAAACGAAAAACCGATGACAAAACGTAAAATGCGTTTCCTCATCAAGGGGAAGAGAAGAGTAAACACAACAAAAAGCTGATAACTATTTCCTGTGAGTGAAGCGGGATATATAATAAGTGAATCCATCTTTACCAAATGTTCTATTCTTGAGAGACTTTATCCTAATTCTGTGCTACTTTGTGTCTCTAATCTGTCTTTCTGCCGTACAGATTACATTATGAATACGTGAAGCTTGATGTTTATGTACATGATGGGAAATACCTTATAGCAAAGAATGTACTCAGACTTCACATTGTATGATGGATATGTACAACTATAAATTTTCAATTAGTGAGGtttctgtaaaatatgaaatcGTAATTTATCAGATAAGTTTAAACTATCTTCTAATCCTTAGCGTAAATGCTCTTGCAGAGTATTTACTTCTAGCAGTTTCTCTAGGGAAATATGCCGGAACATGAGTGTTATACTTGTAACTTGCAAAACTCCAGAAAACATCCTTATCTGCACTGATTAATCACGTACATAATTCATCAATAGTTTATATATCATAAATGCTCTATTTCAAAGAAGCAGGTACTAAAACACCCTTTATAAGTAGATAATTCGGAGAGTAGTTAAGGTCTGTAATCTAATTTTTTCTTTCCTGTGAATAAATCTTACCAATCTAGAATATTCCAGTAGAAAAAAATAATTAAAAACTCCAATGTGCACTATACTTTTCTCGATTTCTTTACTTTCTCACTAAATTATGAATAAGATAACGTTTCCGGTCTCAATAGATAATCATCTTACCTTCTATTTAACATATTTGTGGCACGAATCTTGGTTATGTCGAATAGATCCATCGAGCAGAAATATGTTGAGGTGTACTAATTCTTTTTATACTATTAAATAATTTACTGATCTCAATTATAACATACTACAATCCTTTAAATGTCTTTTTGCCCATCTTATATGAACCACTCGCATATTAAGCCCGTTTTTTCTTTCCTTACTTCTAATTTACAAATCACTACTATCACGTTTCCAGTCCTCAGATTACTTTCTAGAATTATTTAGAGCAGTTCTCATACACATTTAGATTAATTTGTAACTGTTTTAGGTGTGTGTATCTTTTATACGTATACATAGAAGCTATAACAGGAGAAAACTTTCAATATTAGGGTTATACTAGGTTAATACATCAGTGATAAATATATTGCTATGACGTCGCATGCCAGTGAGATAAATGAAATATGTTTTGCTTTTAATGAACATGTGGCTATTTTGGTTCTTATATTTTCTCTAAAATGCTCAATTTGTAACAACACATCTGACATCGACTTTTGTATATATGATAATAGAGCCATAATTTATAACTACCAAAAATTGCATACTACTTGTCAGATATTAAACCTTAAATTTGTGGTTAGTTTAAAGGAAATTCCACGATCTAATACTTTATCTACGGTAAAACAAACAAGAAAGACGAAAAACAATAGCAATATGCGTACATTACGGAGGTGAtcattttatcaatttATATGTCCAAGATTGTTCATGCTTGTAAAAGTAGAACCTGACTCATGATAGAAGGCAACTAGACGCACGACATACTTTATACATACCATATAAATCTAATAGTTAAATTATTCCCTGAATGGTTACGATTAGGAGTAATGAAGCTACACATATAATACCACTTGTACTGTATCTAGCCACTGCTGGAATGTAATTGAAATTATGAACGGCGCCATAAGATCTGAACCGTCCAGCATAGCCATGGGCTTGTGGGACAAAGTTCAAATTCAAATGCATTTGAGGAGGGTTTTGCGATATATGATGTGGGATATTAACCAGGGTATTGTGATTATAAGCCAAGTTTTGAAGAGAATCTGTTCCCTTGGTACAATTAACCTGGACACAAGAATTGAATTTAAGGTTTTTATATGACTTTGTTGTAACATGGACCTTGATTGACTTTCTAAAAAAATCAATGttgaaatcttttggtcttattgaaaaattttgaGTTCCAATGAATATAAGGGATTTACCATTCAATTTTCCTTTCCATAACTGAGGATATCTGCATTGAGAAATTTCTATATTATCTACGACAAAGTGTATATTTACTCTAGGCCGTGTAAATTTGGGTCCTAGTGCCTTGTGCACATGTTTTGCTTTGTTCATGAGTCCCTTCGTAATTGAATATATGGAAGTCAGTCTACCAGTCATTGATTCATCATAATCATCGTCCTCATAATCTTCAGTATCCTTCCCATTCAGCTCCAACATAGATAAAGGGTCAATATCATCATGATTCGATGAATTGTTATGAGCTGA encodes the following:
- a CDS encoding uncharacterized protein (encoded by transcript BEWA_037750A) yields the protein MKNTLLCGLLVFGVLKCLVLVSKTIPSHIIQESSCIFVLDLSRYVPCILELAILVSTSLSSYQLASAIKELGGLSSTLDIFLESKLHSDEKVHDSIVNILISLSTLISWIFIKAYLYKQNKYHDGVLKHQEENDPKLLKEKCLKI
- a CDS encoding 60S ribosomal protein L15, putative (encoded by transcript BEWA_037760A), producing the protein MFMRAFETAICRLRTANPVSASSYRCLFMVSHHLNDMGREVATQSGKIALIGAAVRNFSTKDNVNGDTIRKDIKIESNGTLRGIHYNEMCKPSQPGSRFTPHPFNRRFALSKRPLFPIEPRNLRILGLLRHKKRGRGKKSSAKGTRHKHQKNRGNKPRSRTSEGGQTPLYRRLPKWPEAWLSRQEKKYDTLNLAKLRYFIEKGRLDTRFTITQRHLHDSKCVRVKNGVHLFNVNDYPFPYKIDIQVASCDQSSINAIKRVGGTISIIYYDRVNLRAHLKPYKFEVLPRTARPDIAKVHELEKLRSRGCEVYYIKPLWLIKEEKRILTEMQELEAEILRSGAVETPVDDSKNHEEYLIQLYRQRLMEHNNPKGKDVESA
- a CDS encoding conserved hypothetical protein (encoded by transcript BEWA_037770A); amino-acid sequence: MLNYNLDPVIEKIRANKYVNVAIQSSDVKESADVCTYLQEKFSTTPNTNFYVIGDVLIGSCCTDIIASRRCNADYIIYLGEFCQSSIEVTVPISYVYNIVEFDSDFLSNKVETLLKDLDYTKLLLVYNAALHHRLPEICKTLLKLATHIYVAQCFDDNARHDAIGSRKQLAGRPVYKYIIDDSSCATILGEYELETNTNDILILFLNISGGCDGLRDTIALETSGCQYYELLVDSGDVLNLDGYGDKLRINRYKNIEKVKGASKIGIITLTKCLSGINRLRSEMHNLLKKSNKKCYVFSINHLTEAKLTNFPAIDIYCLLSCSHTALTLPAILSKHLVLPFELLVALGVIDWSVDYVFDFNILLKFIYAHAIIPDSGESDNDKEKSEIKKICGGTELSLYAKNFYDNLPHNKDRTFSGLDPLYNFDKESKIIRGSHGTASGYSHEYTHK
- a CDS encoding signal peptide containing protein (encoded by transcript BEWA_037780A) — translated: MIFSVLICFCCTFGQGIDRGTDSDCIQDFTFKCPEGWNLSLDDNDVCIAPISYRGPCSSKIIATNNTKDKQTLQSICNLKWPSQEVCERNLDVCPKFWYSSEKYCLPTPSYNGPCHKPININDIESSEKTLWSNRCNIIWPCKNSCNKNYKSKCPKDWNPLS
- a CDS encoding cytochrome c oxidase subunit II, putative (encoded by transcript BEWA_037790A) produces the protein MQGIFQRFNLFGWFNNKIAHNEAVTKSEERYPIPQKYLDNPDLIPKYYAFQSNMVTDDDLQPGMLRQLEVDKRLTLPTRTHIRFLITATDVIHSWAIPSLGIKADAVPGRLHRVTTFIMREGVFYGQCSEMCGTLHGFMPIVIEAVAPETYAAHAKKYYRDD
- a CDS encoding 60S ribosomal protein L17, putative (encoded by transcript BEWA_037800A); amino-acid sequence: MGFTSTFKFVTLGARTRIFRKFRGQPPKTYDLIRNQIDRLLREGRIELTLPRAKELQQYAEEIIFHAKRDCRESDLIVESVLRTPESRSLLYEKYVPLYKDRRFFFTRVVNQWRLRFRDSAPMAYLELVDRPNELRPAKPVGNDKISHVYSLMKNSRRDFRKYYTYAKKVGLIDETGNLVENLGSIVEHDKKWFENEDNISTVDEAKLTDESIKKRLETIRSIDLSTGTAREVFDTTYTPNNGSKTSSRVPRFNP
- a CDS encoding conserved hypothetical protein (encoded by transcript BEWA_037810A) — translated: MGGGKSQKGGKHGSIGRTLAHDILLRQFQQNEELRKNILKKKEHSVYERSNLDEFTLAASQGLESYISQHGNTREVLSSDLNTQLSDMINFPHLYDCSLFPTIPIPRRCFFFSEEQKILISKLSKQRHREEINSRKKAYRRKNKKLVDMYMHGDRPKPMHGIYSDKNTNVILPNGHNSGSNVKSKASKDSESFYDSEYSLDDDEEEEEEQVLDEDEDEKSEEDYEDVEETEEEEDDDEEGVDSLGDSKSHKDVYVKQYQKYLKEESENMDLHKIDVEELEKLETRNFYTWRKLLLDIEQKEKCVITPYEKNIEFWRQLWRVIERSHLIFVIIESRDPLFFRVPDLENYVKEVDPRKKVLLILNKADFLSPEIRREWADYFRKADIDFVFFSSILDAEMSNESTSNGSLDKENVDVDKVLTASKPEEDLDIQIYTVDMLLNRVLEYKKIQTKDYPELDNDEIPIYTVGCVGFPNVGKSSLINCLMNATKTNVSSQPGKTKHMQTLILRHLNITLCDCPGLIFPTMVSTKYHLLINNIASTSHFRGNMTLAVQLVCNRIPDQLCKRYDVPLADCIIEANDRKILFSYKFLEYLCKNRNFISGGKGGQLDYGRAAKLVLNDYTSGNLLFCSLPPGSENSAGDSIIQSMENLSIGNMNSDNRLEIYQTTTHGLSSEVRVNIDTKTVKDIRDDESKMQQWLIEFNKEDQKINEKPMTKRKMRFLIKGKRRVNTTKS
- a CDS encoding conserved hypothetical protein (encoded by transcript BEWA_037820A) — translated: MMLCGTYILYLLDILFLLAYTTDGNIANLKINGGHYSILTPGLTQARMDDGMICKTAKCSHKTNTVFSVPNVICGNHYVCQSCPISSGGNICYLGGTNGTSVTVVEGEVYVTDKQSKNVTPDAKSDSEDKEDDDDYDPSFVERNVEVMSMAFKEHSSTIFSKKRMCKINTDGSIPVSVTLFLQWYIDPLSAHNNSSNHDDIDPLSMLELNGKDTEDYEDDDYDESMTGRLTSIYSITKGLMNKAKHVHKALGPKFTRPRVNIHFVVDNIEISQCRYPQLWKGKLNGKSLIFIGTQNFSIRPKDFNIDFFRKSIKVHVTTKSYKNLKFNSCVQVNCTKGTDSLQNLAYNHNTLVNIPHHISQNPPQMHLNLNFVPQAHGYAGRFRSYGAVHNFNYIPAVARYSTSGIICVASLLLIVTIQGII